The following coding sequences lie in one Oncorhynchus kisutch isolate 150728-3 linkage group LG17, Okis_V2, whole genome shotgun sequence genomic window:
- the LOC109907431 gene encoding cytosolic non-specific dipeptidase isoform X2, translated as MAHLPALFKYVDEHQELYIERLAQWVAVQSVSAWPEKRGEIKKMMEMAAKDIEKLGGTVEMVDIGKQKLPSGEEIPLPPIILGSLGSDPGKKTVCIYGHLDVQPAAIDDGWDTEPFTLVEKDGKLYGRGSTDDKGPVLAWFNCIEGYQKIQQELPINIKFCFEGMEESGSEGLDDLVFARKDTFLKDVDYVCISDNYWLGKTKPCITYGLRGICYFFIEMACCDKDLHSGVFGGSVHEAMTDLIALMGSLVDKKGKILVPGMYEDVAKVTDEEKKLYQKIDFDMVEYAKDVGAGKLLHDTKEAILMHRWRYPSLSLHGIEGAFSDGGAKTVIPRKVIGKFSIRLVPDMDPKVVEKQVIGHLEKKFAELESPNKLKVYMGHGAKAWVSDFNHPHYMAGRKAMKTVFGVEPDLTREGGSIPVTLTFQEATGRNVMLLPMGSSDDGAHSQNEKLNRTNYIQGIKMLGAYFHEVSQLE; from the exons ATGGCTCATCTTCCAGCACTTTTTAAATATGTGGACGAACACCAGGAGCTGTACATTGAG CGTCTTGCCCAATGGGTGGCTGTGCAGAGTGTGTCTGCCTGGCCAGAGAAGCGCGGGGAGATCAAGAAGATGATGGAGATGGCAGCCAAGGACATTGAGAAGCTGGGGGGCACAGTGGAGATGGTGGACATTGGAAAACAGAAG CTTCCCTCCGGGGAGGAGATCCCCTTGCCACCCATCATCCTGGGTTCCTTGGGCTCCGACCCGGGTAAGAAGACTGTGTGCATCTACGGCCACCTGGATGTCCAGCCAGCTGCCATCGATGACGGCTGGGACACGGAGCCCTTCACTCTGGTGGAGAAAGATG GGAAGCTCTATGGCCGAGGCTCAACAGACGACAAAGGTCCAGTGTTGGCCTGGTTCAACTGTATCGAGGGCTACCAGAAGATCCAACAG GAGCTTCCCATCAACATCAAGTTCTGCTTCGAGGGCATGGAGGAATCTGGCTCAGAGGGCCTGGACGATCTGGTGTTCGCCCGCAAAGACACCTTCCTGAAGGACGTGGATTACGTCTGCATCTCAGACAACTATTGGCTGGGCAAAACCAAGCCCTGCATCACCTATGGACTGAGGGGGATCTGCTACTTCTTCATTGAG ATGGCGTGCTGTGACAAGGACCTCCATTCTGGGGTGTTTGGGGGCTCTGTCCATGAAGCCATGACCGACCTCATCGCACTGATGg GCTCCCTGGTGGACAAGAAGGGGAAGATCCTGGTCCCGGGGATGTATGAAGATGTGGCCAAGGTCACAGACGAGGAAAAGAAACTGTACCAGAAGATCGACTTTGACATGGTGGAGTATGCCAAGGACGTTGGAGCTGGGAAGCTCCTACACGACACCAAG GAGGCTATCCTGATGCACCGCTGGAggtacccctccctctccctgcacgGCATAGAGGGGGCCTTCTCCGACGGAGGTGCTAAGACCGTCATTCCCCGCAAGGTCATCGGCAAGTTCTCCATCCGCCTGGTCCCGGACATGGACCCCAAAGTGGTGGAGAAACAG GTTATTGGCCACCTGGAGAAGAAGTTTGCTGAGCTGGAGAGTCCCAACAAGCTCAAGGTGTACATGGGCCATGGGGCCAAGGCCTGGGTGTCTGACTTCAACCATCCCCATTACATGGCTGGTAGAAAGGCCATGAAGACAG TGTTTGGTGTGGAGCCTGACCTGACACGGGAAGGTGGCAGCATCCCCGTCACGCTGACCTTCCAGGAAGCCACCGGCCGTAACGTCATGCTGCTGCCCATGGGCTCATCTGACGACGGAGCACATTCACAGAATGAGAAACTCAACAG
- the LOC109907431 gene encoding cytosolic non-specific dipeptidase isoform X1, translating into MCIAPCQFVVQSNVSLSLPTALRLQQTLQPKMAHLPALFKYVDEHQELYIERLAQWVAVQSVSAWPEKRGEIKKMMEMAAKDIEKLGGTVEMVDIGKQKLPSGEEIPLPPIILGSLGSDPGKKTVCIYGHLDVQPAAIDDGWDTEPFTLVEKDGKLYGRGSTDDKGPVLAWFNCIEGYQKIQQELPINIKFCFEGMEESGSEGLDDLVFARKDTFLKDVDYVCISDNYWLGKTKPCITYGLRGICYFFIEMACCDKDLHSGVFGGSVHEAMTDLIALMGSLVDKKGKILVPGMYEDVAKVTDEEKKLYQKIDFDMVEYAKDVGAGKLLHDTKEAILMHRWRYPSLSLHGIEGAFSDGGAKTVIPRKVIGKFSIRLVPDMDPKVVEKQVIGHLEKKFAELESPNKLKVYMGHGAKAWVSDFNHPHYMAGRKAMKTVFGVEPDLTREGGSIPVTLTFQEATGRNVMLLPMGSSDDGAHSQNEKLNRTNYIQGIKMLGAYFHEVSQLE; encoded by the exons ATGTGCATTGCCCCCTGTCAGTTCGTAGTCCAAAGTAACGTTAGTCTGTCTCTCCCAACAGCTCTTAGACTCCAGCAAACTCTTCAGCCAAAGATGGCTCATCTTCCAGCACTTTTTAAATATGTGGACGAACACCAGGAGCTGTACATTGAG CGTCTTGCCCAATGGGTGGCTGTGCAGAGTGTGTCTGCCTGGCCAGAGAAGCGCGGGGAGATCAAGAAGATGATGGAGATGGCAGCCAAGGACATTGAGAAGCTGGGGGGCACAGTGGAGATGGTGGACATTGGAAAACAGAAG CTTCCCTCCGGGGAGGAGATCCCCTTGCCACCCATCATCCTGGGTTCCTTGGGCTCCGACCCGGGTAAGAAGACTGTGTGCATCTACGGCCACCTGGATGTCCAGCCAGCTGCCATCGATGACGGCTGGGACACGGAGCCCTTCACTCTGGTGGAGAAAGATG GGAAGCTCTATGGCCGAGGCTCAACAGACGACAAAGGTCCAGTGTTGGCCTGGTTCAACTGTATCGAGGGCTACCAGAAGATCCAACAG GAGCTTCCCATCAACATCAAGTTCTGCTTCGAGGGCATGGAGGAATCTGGCTCAGAGGGCCTGGACGATCTGGTGTTCGCCCGCAAAGACACCTTCCTGAAGGACGTGGATTACGTCTGCATCTCAGACAACTATTGGCTGGGCAAAACCAAGCCCTGCATCACCTATGGACTGAGGGGGATCTGCTACTTCTTCATTGAG ATGGCGTGCTGTGACAAGGACCTCCATTCTGGGGTGTTTGGGGGCTCTGTCCATGAAGCCATGACCGACCTCATCGCACTGATGg GCTCCCTGGTGGACAAGAAGGGGAAGATCCTGGTCCCGGGGATGTATGAAGATGTGGCCAAGGTCACAGACGAGGAAAAGAAACTGTACCAGAAGATCGACTTTGACATGGTGGAGTATGCCAAGGACGTTGGAGCTGGGAAGCTCCTACACGACACCAAG GAGGCTATCCTGATGCACCGCTGGAggtacccctccctctccctgcacgGCATAGAGGGGGCCTTCTCCGACGGAGGTGCTAAGACCGTCATTCCCCGCAAGGTCATCGGCAAGTTCTCCATCCGCCTGGTCCCGGACATGGACCCCAAAGTGGTGGAGAAACAG GTTATTGGCCACCTGGAGAAGAAGTTTGCTGAGCTGGAGAGTCCCAACAAGCTCAAGGTGTACATGGGCCATGGGGCCAAGGCCTGGGTGTCTGACTTCAACCATCCCCATTACATGGCTGGTAGAAAGGCCATGAAGACAG TGTTTGGTGTGGAGCCTGACCTGACACGGGAAGGTGGCAGCATCCCCGTCACGCTGACCTTCCAGGAAGCCACCGGCCGTAACGTCATGCTGCTGCCCATGGGCTCATCTGACGACGGAGCACATTCACAGAATGAGAAACTCAACAG